In the Anaerobaca lacustris genome, GGGTTACATCAAAGGCGTCGTCGGCCACTTCCGGAAGGACCGGCGCATCCATGCATGGGACCTTTTCAACGAGCCCGACAACATGAACGATCCCGCCTACGTGCAGTTCGAGCCGGAGAACAAGGCGGAATTGTCGCTGATGCTGCTGAAGAAGGTGTTTGCCTGGGCCCGTGAGGCCGGGCCCACCCAGCCGATCACCGCCGGTGTGTGGGCGGGCGACTGGTCGAGCGACGCGAAGCTCTCCGAGATCAACCGGTTCATGCTGGAGCAGTCGGATATCATTACGTTCCACTCCTACGCGAATCTGGCCGAGACGAAGGCCCGCGTCGAGTCGCTCCAACGCTACGGCCGGCCCATCCTCTGCACCGAGTACATGGCTCGCCCCGCCGGCAGCACGTTCGCCGAGATTCTGCCCTACTTCCAGGAGCAGCGCATTGGTGCTTACAACTGGGGCTTCGTCGCAGGCAAGACGCAGACCATTTACCCATGGGATTCCTGGACGAAATCGTACAAGGCCGAGCCCGACGTCTGGTTCCACGATATCCTCCGCCCCGACGGCACGCCATACGACGTGCAGGAAGTGACACTGATCCGCCGCCTGACCGGCCGGTAGGCCGGGTGGCAGCCTCAAACCCGAAGGGTTTGGGGATGGCTTCTGGGTCGCCGTCCCCAAGCTTCGCTTGATGTTGCCACACAGGCTGCAACGTGGAGGCCAAGGAGAACCAACATATGGGAACGATCGAACAGGGCGTCAGGCAGGTCATCGACAACTGCCTTCGAATCAAGCCGGATGAGCGGGCGGTTATCATTACCGACCGCCAGACGCATGAGATTGGGCAGGCACTGCGTGTCGCGGCCGACAAGATCGCCGGCAACGTCCAGCTCTTCTTGATGGAAGACTTCGGGACCCGCCCGATCGGCTTGCCCAACGCCATCGCCGAGGCCCTTCAGGCCGCCGACGTCAGTATCTATGCCGCGCAGGGTGCCGAGGGTGAACTGCAAACCTTCCGAAGGCCCATGCTCGGGGCGATCGACGCGAACCCGAAGCTGCGTCACGCGCACATGATCGGCATCACGACGCAGATTATGGCCGACGGCATGTGCAGCGACTACGCTGAGATTCAGAGAATCAGCAAGAGGGTCTTCGAGACTGTCAAGGACGCCGAAGCGATTCGGGTCGTAACGGCCAAAGGATGTGATTTCACCGCGCGATTCAGTCCCAACCTGAAATGGCTCATCAGCGACGGCGAAATTCAGCCCGGCCGCTGGAAGAACCTGCCTGACGGCGAGGTGTTCACGGCGCCGGCGACGGTGGACGGCCACATCGTAATCGACGGATGTCTGGGCGACTACTTTACCGAGCGGTATGCGTCGCTGGCGGACACGCCTGTGACCGTGGATGTTTGCGACGGCCGAGCGCTCCGCGAGAGCCTGCACTGCGACAACGAGCAACTGCGCCGGGAGCTGGCGGGGTACGTGTTCGAGACCGACGAGAACAGCGATCGCGTGGGTGAGTTCGCCATCGGCACGAACACCGGCCTGACCAGGCTGATCTACAACCTTCTCCAGGATGAGAAGTTCCCCGGCGTGCACATCGCCTTCGGCAGTCCTTACCCCACCAAGACGGGCGCCACGTGGGACAGCGGCGCGCACGTTGATGGTGTCATCATCGCCCCGAGCATCTACGTCGATGGCCGGACCCTCATGGACCAGGGCCGATTCTGCTTCGAAGGGATGTGACAATCGCACGCGAGATCCGATCAGATTGCAGGCGCGCACCGCACGCCCGATAGAGGAGGACGCCTTTTGGGCAGATCCGAGAAGAGGTCCGTTACAGACGAGCCGAAGCCGGCCGTCCTGGTGCACCCCTATCCGTATCACGATGCGCGGAATCCCGTCCTGCTGGCGGATGTGGTGGAAGGCCTTCTTTCGGGCGGGCGGATCTTCCTCTCGGGCGGGGCCGGCACGGGAAAGACGACGCTGGTCCGGCGGATTGCCAACCAACTGGTGCAGCGTGGCAAGCGCGTCGTGCTGGCGGCCTCGACGGGCATCGCCGCCTGCCAGTTGCGCGACGAGACCGGCATCCACAATTCGCGCTACTGCCAGGGTCCGTCCACGCTGCACGCCGCCGCCTTCCTGCCGCGAGTGGAGATGCCCGACTCGAAACGACGCATCCAGTCGGGCCGACGCAAGCTCAAGCGGGCCGACGTCATCATCGTCGACGAGATCAGCATGGTCGACCGCATGACCTTTGACCGGTTCCTCGAACGCGTCGAGCCCGAGACGGGGCTGCTGGTGGTGGGTGACTTCTTCCAGCTTCCGCCCGTGCCCCGCAATGAAGAGGGCCTCCCCGACTTCGCATTCTACAGTACGGCGTTCGCCGACTTCGAGTTGATCGATCTGCAAACGGTGCTGCGTCAGGCCGAGCCGCACTTCGTCGAGTTCCTCAAGGACCTCCGACTCGGCCGGGTCGATGCCGACGTTCTGCGAAACAGCCATCAGGAATTCGATCCCGACTATCCCGTCCTCTTCGGCACCAATCGCCAGTCGGACGCCCACAACCAGAGACGGATCGACCAGATCGACTCGCCGTCGGTCCACAGCGTCTGTCAGGTCACCAAGGGCGATCGCGAAGAGGCCGTTCAATGGCTCCAGAGCCACACACGGGCCAAGGCCACGCTCCAGATCAAGCAGCAGATGCGCGTCCTGTGCATCCAGAACCACGAGGACCTGGTCAACGGCGACTTGGGCACCGTGACCGACATCTGCACGGAGTGCGCCCCCGGCACCGAAATGCCCTACTGGATCGACGTCGAATTCGACCGGAACGGCCTGGGGACCCGCCGGCTCAACGCCCTGGAGTTTCAGGAACGAATCTGGGACTCCCGCGAGGACACCGAGCAGGTCAGGTTCTCGGTCGCACAGTACCCGATCGTGCCGGCCTACGCCCTGACGGTGCACAAGGCCCAGGGCATGACGCTCGACGTTGTCAATATCGACGGTTCGCACGTCAATTTTGTCCCCGGCCACGTCTACGTGGCCCTGTCACGCGCGCGGACGCTCGACGGCGTCCGGCTTCGCAACGCCGC is a window encoding:
- a CDS encoding ATP-dependent DNA helicase is translated as MGRSEKRSVTDEPKPAVLVHPYPYHDARNPVLLADVVEGLLSGGRIFLSGGAGTGKTTLVRRIANQLVQRGKRVVLAASTGIAACQLRDETGIHNSRYCQGPSTLHAAAFLPRVEMPDSKRRIQSGRRKLKRADVIIVDEISMVDRMTFDRFLERVEPETGLLVVGDFFQLPPVPRNEEGLPDFAFYSTAFADFELIDLQTVLRQAEPHFVEFLKDLRLGRVDADVLRNSHQEFDPDYPVLFGTNRQSDAHNQRRIDQIDSPSVHSVCQVTKGDREEAVQWLQSHTRAKATLQIKQQMRVLCIQNHEDLVNGDLGTVTDICTECAPGTEMPYWIDVEFDRNGLGTRRLNALEFQERIWDSREDTEQVRFSVAQYPIVPAYALTVHKAQGMTLDVVNIDGSHVNFVPGHVYVALSRARTLDGVRLRNAAGLAAFNDSAVLHYYQRAYRFQGTTGPNPGVQHESA
- a CDS encoding aminopeptidase, which codes for MGTIEQGVRQVIDNCLRIKPDERAVIITDRQTHEIGQALRVAADKIAGNVQLFLMEDFGTRPIGLPNAIAEALQAADVSIYAAQGAEGELQTFRRPMLGAIDANPKLRHAHMIGITTQIMADGMCSDYAEIQRISKRVFETVKDAEAIRVVTAKGCDFTARFSPNLKWLISDGEIQPGRWKNLPDGEVFTAPATVDGHIVIDGCLGDYFTERYASLADTPVTVDVCDGRALRESLHCDNEQLRRELAGYVFETDENSDRVGEFAIGTNTGLTRLIYNLLQDEKFPGVHIAFGSPYPTKTGATWDSGAHVDGVIIAPSIYVDGRTLMDQGRFCFEGM
- a CDS encoding cellulase family glycosylhydrolase, with amino-acid sequence MTYRVGWIPLSLLLLASGCASLGSKAVEQWSPQEANAWYAEMPWLVGCNFSPSTAVNQLEMWQRETFDPATIDRELAWASKLGFNSVRVYLHHLLWEQHARGLLHRMERFLDIADRHGIGVMFVLLDGVWDPYPQLGPQPDPIPHIHNSGWLQSPGVEILRDPARHEELKGYIKGVVGHFRKDRRIHAWDLFNEPDNMNDPAYVQFEPENKAELSLMLLKKVFAWAREAGPTQPITAGVWAGDWSSDAKLSEINRFMLEQSDIITFHSYANLAETKARVESLQRYGRPILCTEYMARPAGSTFAEILPYFQEQRIGAYNWGFVAGKTQTIYPWDSWTKSYKAEPDVWFHDILRPDGTPYDVQEVTLIRRLTGR